In Flavobacterium endoglycinae, one DNA window encodes the following:
- a CDS encoding DUF4293 domain-containing protein gives MLQRIQTVYLILAFVVTGVLLFFMPLWTLNTGKPFYFMQDQVYSVLLALSTMLTIVSIISFKKRQNQFVMNRLNIILNLILLGLFLYRSLNLSGETVNAVSEKGIGMFMPIVSIVLLVLANKAIKKDEDLVKSVDRLR, from the coding sequence ATGTTACAGCGAATTCAGACCGTATATTTAATTCTTGCCTTTGTAGTTACTGGGGTTTTACTGTTTTTTATGCCTCTTTGGACATTAAATACAGGTAAGCCTTTTTACTTCATGCAAGACCAGGTTTACTCAGTATTGCTAGCATTAAGCACAATGCTTACAATCGTTAGTATTATATCATTCAAAAAAAGACAAAATCAGTTTGTGATGAACAGACTGAACATAATATTAAACTTAATTTTGTTAGGATTATTTCTATATCGCTCTCTAAATTTATCTGGAGAAACGGTTAACGCTGTTTCTGAGAAAGGTATTGGGATGTTCATGCCGATTGTTTCTATCGTGTTATTAGTTTTAGCTAATAAGGCCATCAAGAAGGATGAAGATCTTGTAAAATCTGTAGATCGTTTGAGATAA
- the rho gene encoding transcription termination factor Rho — MFDISALKEMKLSELQEIAKLAKTIKINGVKKDTLITQILAHQEATTAPPAATIAEKEVTEVNAEKPKRARIAPVKKTAAKNAPVLEFDKVEEPIKETVTPVVAAEPAKEEEAVEKTTDKKAPKGKFNKQAYEKKVAQQKEKTAVKDLTPKEVEPKLETEETVSTVTEAEKTETPAQPVKKVNPNQNKNQNPNQNQNPNQNQNQNGNGNGNGNNGNQNPNQNHKNKKNNNNFRDSDFEFDGIIESEGVLEMMPDGYGFLRSSDYNYLASPDDIYLSTSQIRLFGLKTGDTVKGVVRPPKEGEKFFPLVRVLKINGHDPQVVRDRVSFEHLTPVFPSEKFKLAEKGSSISTRIIDLFSPIGKGQRGMIVAQPKTGKTMLLKDIANAIAANHPEVYLIVLLIDERPEEVTDMQRSVRGEVIASTFDREPQEHVKIANIVLEKSKRLVECGHDVVILLDSITRLARAYNTVQPASGKVLSGGVDANALQKPKRFFGAARNVENGGSLSIIATALTETGSKMDEVIFEEFKGTGNMELQLDRKIANKRIFPAIDLTSSSTRRDDLLLDEKTLQRMWIMRKYLSDMNPVESMDFVNDRFKKTKNNEEFLISMND; from the coding sequence ATGTTTGATATTTCTGCATTAAAAGAAATGAAGCTTTCTGAGCTTCAAGAAATAGCTAAGCTAGCTAAAACTATAAAGATTAATGGCGTTAAAAAAGATACCCTGATTACTCAGATTTTAGCGCATCAGGAGGCGACTACAGCACCACCGGCAGCTACTATTGCAGAAAAAGAAGTTACTGAAGTAAATGCTGAAAAACCAAAAAGAGCCAGAATTGCTCCAGTTAAAAAAACAGCTGCCAAAAACGCACCTGTTTTGGAATTCGACAAAGTAGAGGAACCAATAAAAGAAACTGTAACTCCTGTCGTTGCTGCAGAACCAGCAAAAGAAGAGGAAGCAGTAGAAAAAACTACAGATAAAAAAGCACCGAAAGGTAAATTTAATAAACAGGCCTACGAGAAAAAGGTTGCACAGCAAAAAGAGAAAACAGCTGTTAAGGACTTGACTCCAAAAGAAGTAGAGCCAAAATTGGAAACTGAAGAAACCGTTTCAACAGTTACAGAAGCTGAAAAAACTGAAACTCCTGCACAACCGGTTAAAAAGGTTAATCCTAACCAGAATAAAAACCAAAATCCAAACCAGAATCAAAATCCGAATCAGAACCAAAATCAAAATGGCAACGGAAATGGTAATGGGAACAACGGAAATCAAAATCCTAACCAAAATCACAAGAATAAAAAGAACAACAATAATTTCAGAGATTCAGACTTTGAATTTGATGGAATTATTGAAAGTGAAGGAGTTCTCGAAATGATGCCTGACGGTTACGGATTTTTACGTTCTTCGGATTATAACTATTTAGCATCTCCAGATGATATTTATTTATCAACTTCACAAATCCGATTATTTGGTTTAAAAACCGGAGATACTGTAAAAGGAGTGGTTCGTCCGCCGAAAGAAGGCGAGAAGTTTTTCCCTCTTGTTCGTGTATTAAAAATTAACGGACATGATCCGCAGGTAGTTCGTGACAGAGTTTCTTTTGAACATTTGACACCTGTTTTTCCTTCTGAAAAATTCAAATTAGCCGAAAAAGGCAGTTCTATATCAACCCGTATTATCGATTTATTTTCTCCTATCGGAAAAGGACAGAGAGGTATGATCGTGGCACAGCCAAAAACGGGTAAAACCATGCTTTTAAAAGACATTGCAAATGCAATTGCGGCTAACCACCCTGAAGTGTATTTAATTGTTCTGCTAATTGACGAACGTCCTGAAGAGGTTACCGATATGCAGCGTAGTGTGCGTGGTGAAGTTATCGCATCAACTTTTGACAGAGAACCGCAGGAACACGTTAAAATTGCTAATATCGTTCTTGAAAAATCAAAACGTTTGGTAGAATGCGGACATGATGTTGTAATTCTTTTAGATTCAATTACACGTCTTGCTAGAGCTTACAACACGGTTCAGCCAGCATCTGGAAAAGTATTAAGCGGGGGTGTGGATGCCAATGCATTGCAAAAACCAAAACGTTTCTTTGGAGCTGCTAGAAATGTAGAAAACGGTGGTTCGTTAAGTATTATCGCAACAGCATTAACTGAAACTGGTTCTAAAATGGACGAGGTTATCTTTGAAGAGTTCAAAGGAACTGGAAACATGGAACTTCAGTTAGATCGTAAAATTGCTAACAAACGTATTTTCCCAGCTATCGATCTTACTTCTTCAAGTACACGTCGTGATGACTTATTACTTGACGAGAAAACATTACAAAGAATGTGGATCATGCGTAAATACCTTTCAGACATGAATCCAGTTGAATCAATGGATTTCGTAAATGACCGTTTCAAGAAAACCAAAAACAACGAGGAGTTTTTGATTTCGATGAATGACTAA
- a CDS encoding M28 family peptidase has protein sequence MKKLLILFLIASTTFSCKNSQSAASKDNSDPTKYVKYISEKDLKEMLYVIASDEMEGRETGSAGQKKAGLYMIEQYKKSGISFPKGASDFYQHIPASYLNAKRNQNLPDSENIWAYIEGSEKPDEVLVISAHYDHVGIKNGDVYNGADDDGSGTVAVIEMAKAFAKAKKQGHGPKRSILFLHVTGEEHGLHGSRFYSENPLFPIANTITDINIDMIGRRDVEHANTNNYVYVIGADRLSSDLHNAVVAQNDKYIKMDLDFKFNDPKDPNHFYERSDHYNFAKNGIPSIFFFNGVHEDYHGKGDEPQKIEYDALTKRTKLAFVLAWDLANRENRPVVDKK, from the coding sequence ATGAAAAAATTACTCATTTTATTTTTAATTGCCTCAACAACGTTTTCCTGCAAAAACTCACAATCGGCAGCTTCAAAAGACAATTCAGATCCAACCAAATATGTAAAATATATTTCTGAAAAAGATTTAAAAGAAATGCTTTATGTTATTGCTTCTGATGAAATGGAAGGTCGTGAAACCGGATCGGCTGGACAGAAAAAAGCAGGTCTTTATATGATCGAGCAATACAAAAAAAGCGGTATTTCATTTCCAAAAGGTGCTTCAGATTTTTACCAGCATATCCCAGCATCTTATTTAAATGCAAAACGCAACCAAAATTTACCAGATTCTGAAAACATCTGGGCGTATATCGAAGGTTCTGAAAAACCAGATGAAGTCTTGGTGATTTCAGCGCACTACGATCACGTAGGTATTAAAAATGGTGATGTTTACAACGGAGCTGATGATGATGGTTCTGGAACTGTAGCCGTTATTGAAATGGCAAAAGCTTTTGCTAAGGCTAAAAAACAAGGCCACGGACCAAAACGTTCTATTTTATTCCTGCATGTTACAGGTGAAGAACATGGTTTACACGGATCTCGTTTTTACTCAGAAAATCCATTATTTCCAATCGCAAACACCATTACGGATATCAATATCGACATGATCGGACGTCGTGATGTAGAACATGCGAATACTAATAATTACGTTTATGTTATTGGTGCCGACCGTTTATCATCTGATCTTCATAATGCCGTTGTGGCACAAAATGACAAATACATCAAAATGGACTTAGATTTCAAATTTAATGATCCAAAAGATCCAAATCATTTTTATGAGCGTTCTGACCACTACAACTTCGCTAAAAATGGCATTCCTTCTATTTTCTTCTTCAACGGAGTTCACGAAGACTACCACGGAAAAGGCGACGAACCTCAAAAAATCGAATACGACGCTTTAACCAAAAGAACAAAACTAGCGTTTGTACTGGCTTGGGATTTAGCCAATAGAGAAAATAGACCGGTAGTGGATAAGAAATAG
- a CDS encoding DUF3667 domain-containing protein, producing the protein MSHNKIREDKTCLNCRHVVEQKFCPNCGQENSDTRKTFHHLFIHFFEDLTHYENAFWKTIRNLLFKPSTLTKEYLSGKRLSYLAPVRLYIFISFVTFLLISFFPSKVNKQIDDNEDKLNENIVNPVKENAEKEDDKKYFKLRPMKEIDSIQKYGKENEKFSDFEYWVYEKASHVTEHNTKKQIIEKFVESFFHNIPKILFIIMPFFAFTLWIFHNKKKWYYFDHGIFTLHYFSFLLLIFLIMFIVDRICGIFGSENPLKFISGITTFAGTIWMCYYFYPAHHRFYGESRLVSFVKSVTLFIINSLFILFLLIFYVLYTFINLH; encoded by the coding sequence ATGTCACATAACAAAATTAGAGAAGACAAAACTTGTTTGAACTGCAGACATGTTGTCGAACAAAAGTTTTGCCCAAACTGCGGACAGGAAAATAGTGATACACGAAAGACCTTTCACCACTTATTTATTCATTTTTTTGAAGATTTAACCCATTACGAAAATGCGTTTTGGAAAACAATCAGAAATCTTCTTTTTAAACCCTCAACGCTTACTAAGGAATATCTTTCAGGAAAGAGATTATCGTATCTGGCACCCGTTCGTTTGTATATTTTTATCAGTTTTGTGACCTTCTTGCTTATTTCTTTTTTCCCCAGTAAAGTAAACAAACAAATTGATGACAACGAAGACAAACTAAATGAAAACATTGTAAATCCGGTTAAAGAAAACGCTGAAAAAGAAGACGATAAAAAGTATTTCAAATTAAGGCCGATGAAAGAAATTGATTCGATCCAGAAATACGGAAAAGAAAATGAAAAATTTTCTGATTTCGAATATTGGGTTTACGAAAAAGCATCTCATGTTACGGAACATAATACCAAAAAACAGATTATTGAAAAATTTGTAGAGTCTTTTTTCCACAATATCCCGAAAATCCTGTTTATCATTATGCCGTTTTTTGCATTTACCCTATGGATTTTCCACAACAAAAAGAAATGGTATTATTTTGACCATGGTATTTTCACACTGCATTATTTTTCGTTCCTGCTGCTCATCTTCCTGATTATGTTTATAGTAGACCGAATATGTGGCATATTTGGTTCCGAGAATCCGTTGAAATTTATTTCTGGAATTACCACTTTTGCGGGAACCATCTGGATGTGTTATTATTTCTATCCCGCTCATCACCGCTTTTATGGCGAATCTAGATTGGTATCGTTTGTTAAAAGTGTAACATTATTCATCATAAACTCACTTTTTATCCTATTTTTACTGATCTTTTACGTTTTATATACATTTATTAATTTACACTAA
- a CDS encoding dienelactone hydrolase family protein, giving the protein MKNTATLIFATLLFSTTIMAQLKPVKYSEGNQTLNGLFIKSAKKSPNNPGILMLPAWLGIDNASKGIAEELSKLGYHVFIADIYGEGNYPKNTGEAGKQAGFYKTNYEAYQKRIDAALKELIKSGANADNIVITGYCFGGTGVLEAARGHLNVKGVASFHGGLGKDASRPTEPITTKVLICHGADDPFVSKEEIASFQQEMRDAKADWQMIYYADSVHSFTNPEAGNDNSKGAAYNPVAAKRSFEHLKLFLNEVLKK; this is encoded by the coding sequence ATGAAAAATACAGCTACACTTATTTTTGCAACCTTATTGTTTTCTACTACAATTATGGCACAATTAAAACCCGTAAAATATTCTGAAGGAAACCAAACTCTTAATGGTTTGTTTATAAAATCGGCTAAAAAGAGCCCTAACAATCCGGGAATTTTAATGCTTCCGGCATGGCTTGGAATCGACAACGCTTCGAAAGGAATTGCAGAAGAATTATCAAAATTAGGCTATCATGTTTTTATCGCTGATATTTATGGAGAAGGCAACTATCCTAAAAATACAGGTGAAGCAGGAAAACAAGCCGGATTTTACAAAACCAATTATGAAGCCTATCAAAAACGAATTGATGCCGCTTTAAAAGAACTGATCAAATCAGGAGCAAACGCAGACAATATTGTCATTACTGGATATTGTTTCGGCGGAACGGGAGTTCTTGAAGCTGCCAGAGGACATTTGAATGTAAAAGGCGTTGCGTCATTTCATGGAGGTTTAGGCAAAGATGCTTCTAGACCAACAGAACCCATTACTACTAAAGTTTTAATTTGCCACGGAGCAGATGATCCTTTTGTTTCTAAAGAAGAAATCGCTTCTTTCCAGCAGGAAATGCGTGATGCAAAAGCAGATTGGCAAATGATTTATTATGCAGATTCTGTTCACTCTTTTACCAACCCTGAGGCAGGAAATGACAATTCAAAAGGTGCTGCTTACAACCCAGTTGCCGCCAAAAGATCTTTTGAACATTTAAAGCTTTTTCTGAACGAGGTTCTTAAAAAGTAA